Within the Streptomyces sp. NBC_00353 genome, the region GTCTGCCGCTGTGCCTTACCGGGGGACACCCCCCGGACCCCCGGCCGCACTCCGGTGCAGGCCGAGCGGGCAACCGGCGCCCTACCGCTAGGCGGAGTTCAGTGAGTACGCAGAACAGGCTGACGCATCTCGACGAGGCGGGTGCGGCCCGGATGGTCGACGTGTCCGAGAAGGACGTCACCGCGCGCGTCGCCCGCGCCAGCGGCCGGGTCCTCGTCTCGCCGCGCGTCGTCGAACTGCTCCGTGGCGAGGGAGTTCCCAAGGGCGACGCCCTCGCCACCGCCCGTATCGCCGGGATCATGGGCGCCAAGCGCACTCCCGAGCTGATCCCGCTCTGTCACCCGCTCGCCGTCTCCGGCGTGAAGGTCGACCTGAGCGTCGCCGACGACGCGGTGGAGATCCTCGCCACGGTGAAGACGACGGACCGCACCGGCGTCGAGATGGAGGCCCTGACGGCCGTCTCGGTCGCCGCGCTCACTGTGATCGACATGATCAAGGCGGTCGACAAGAGCGCGGTCATCACGGATGTCCGGGTCGAGTCGAAGTCCGGTGGCAAGTCGGGCGACTACCGGCGCTCCGTGCCGAAGGGCGAGAACGCATGACGGCGCCCGAGGCCGACCCGTCCGGCGGGCCGGACGGGACGGCGGCGTCCGGCGGCGAGCGTGCGGCGTCGCCGCCGGAGCCGCGCGTACAGGGCGCGCCCCTCGACGGTGCGCCGCCCGCCCCCCGTACCGCGCTCGTCGTGACCGCGTCGAACCGCGCCTCGGCCGGTGTCTACGCCGACCGGGGCGGCCCCCTGATCGTCGAGGCGCTCGCCGCGCTCGGCTTCGCCGTCGACGGGCCGCAGGTCGTCCCCGACGGTGACCCCGTCGAGCGGGCCCTGCGGGCCGGGGTGGCCGCCGCGTACGACGTCATCGTCACCACCGGCGGTACGGGCATCTCACCGACCGACCGCACCCCCGAGGCCACCCGCCGCGTCCTCGACCACGAGATCCCCGGCATCCCCGAGGCGATCCGTGCCGAGGGCCGCGACAAGGTCCCCACGGCCGCGCTCTCCCGCGGCCTCGCCGGAGTCGCCGTCCGCACCCTCATCGTGAACCTGCCGGGCTCCACCGGCGGGGTGCGCGACGGCCTCGCCGTCCTCGAACGCCTTCTGGTGCACGCCGTCGATCAGCTCCGCGGCGGCGACCACCCCCGACCCGGGAGCCCGAGCTGAACGTCCCGACCTGGCCGGTGATCCTGACGGACGGCGCGATCGCCCTCCGGCCGATAAAGCTGCGCGACCAGCGCGAGTGGCGGGAGGTCAACCGGCGCAACCGCGACTGGCTGCGCCCCTGGGAGGCGACCGTCCCCCCGCCCGGCCCGGGCGGTCCGGTGGCCCGGCGCCCCACTTACCGTCAGATGGTCCGCCATCTGCGCTCCGAGGCGAACGCCGGCCGGATGCTGCCCTTCGCCATCGAGTACGAGGGGCGCCTGGTCGGGCAGTTGACGGTCGCCGGGATCACCTGGGGATCGATGTGCTCGGGGCATGTCGGCTACTGGGTGGACCAGGACGTGGCAGGTCGCGGTGTCATGCCGACCGCGGTCGCTCTCGCCGTCGATCACTGCTTCCGGTCCGTCGGACTGCACCGCATCGAGGTGTGCATTCGGCCCGAGAACGGGCCCAGCCGAAGAGTCGTGGAGAAACTCGGATTCCGCGAGGAAGGGCTGCGTCCACGTTATCTCCACATCGACGGTGCCTGGCGGGACCATCTGATCTTCGCGCTCACCGCGGAGGAGGTGCCCGACGGGCTGCTCCGGCGCTGGCACCAGGCACGACGACCCGGAACGCCGCGTTAAATAAAATGAATGTTCGAAATTGATCGCCGCGTGACCGCTAACCAACGCGCAAACGCCGACTGTTGATCCGAACAATCACAAAAAAAGTCCTTGATATCAGCCAGATCGTGCGACACACCGGGCCAATTGGCGGATGCCTCCGTGCAAACCCCTCTACGGTGTGAGACGTGAGCAGCAGCGGCCTCATCTATGCAGTCATCGTCGGGGCCTGGGCCGCCTACTTGGTGCCGATGTGGCTCCGCAGGCAGGACGAGCTCAATGAAGCCCGCCCGACCGAACGCTTCAGCACCGCCATCCGGCTGCTGTCCGGACGGGCGGCGATGGAGCGCCGGTACGCCAAGGAACTGCGGGAGCGCACCACCGAGGAGGCGGGGCCCGACGTCGACCCGGACGTGGGCACGGAGCGAGTGGATTCCGTGGACGTCCGGGCCTTCGCCGCGCCTCCGGCGCATACCGAAGCCCGTGTGCACGACCCGGTACGCGCACCGGAGCGTGCGGCTTCCACGGCGCAGGCGTCCCAGGGTTCCCAGGAGCGGCAGGCCCAGGAGGGACCGGCGCACGCGTCTGTGCCCGTACCCGCGCGGCGCGCCCGTCCCGGTGGGATCGATGCGGAGCGCGCCCGGCGTGCCCAGCGCTCGCAGGTGCTGGCGCGCCGTCGGCGCACCACCTCGGTCCTTTTCCTCGCCTTCACCCTCGGCGCGGTCGTCGCGGCGGTCGGCGGCCTCCACTTCCTGTGGGCGCCCGCGGTGCCTGCCGTGCTGCTGAGCACGTACATCGTGCATCTGCGCGCCCAGGAACGGCGCAGGTTCGCCTTCACCATGGACCGGCGCAGGGCGGAGGTGGCGGCGCAGCACCTGCGCGAGAACCGCCACCGCAGGCACCAGCCCGCGGCCACGGCCCCCGCCGAGCCCGACGAGGAGCCCGAAGCGCGCCACCCCGAGCCCGAGCCCGCCCCCACGGTCTCCCCGCAGGAAGCGGGCCGCCGCGCGCTGGTCGAGCAGACGGACCACGCGGAATGGGTCGACCAGCAGCGCGAACGCGGCCGGGCCCAGGGCGACAGCTGGGAGCCGGTCCCGGTCCCGCTGCCGACCTACGTCACCGCGCCCGTGGCCCCGCGCGCCACGGGCGGCGTCGAGGTCGGCAACCCGGAGACCTGGAGCGCGGCCCGCTCCAGCACCGCCGAACCGGCACAGCCGGGCACCACGGCTCCCGCCGCACCCCCCGTGGACCCGGCCCCGCGCCAGCGCACCAACCAGTCCCGTCGCACCCGCGACCGCGGCCGGACCCCGCTCTTCGACCAGTACGAGGACGGCGACCGGCCCCGCGCCGCCAACGAGTGAGACCCGCTGCGACGCCGCCCCGGCTGACCAGCGGGGGAGCGGATTTCCGAGCACCGCTCCGAGGATGCTAGAGTTTCACTCGTTGCAAGGGCCTGTGGCGCAGTCTGGTAGCGCACCTCGTTCGCATCGAGGGGGTCTGGGGTTCAAATCCCCACAGGTCCACCGCAGCTCAGAGCCCCTACCGGGGAAACCCGGTAGGGGCTCTTTGGCGTCGTGCGGCAGCGAGGTGCAGCGACTGTGTCTGATCTTGTGCACCCAGGCGGACCGTCGCAGCAGCCGACCGCGCGGCGAAGGCTCGGGGACAGAAGGAGCCCCTGGCCGGCGGTGACACCGGCCAGGGGCTCCTTGAGGCGATCCGGCTACGTCAGCCGTCGGACTCCGACGACGGGATGTAGGCGCCCGGCACGTCCTTCGGCGCGAAGATCTTGTTCTCGCCGGGGTACGGCTTCTTCCACTCGTGCGTCTCGTACCACGTGAAGTGGTTCATCTGCGCGGGATTCGCGAAGTCGGGCTTGGCGTCGGGTCCGGTCAGCCGCTGCTTCGACTTCCAGTCCGCCCACTTCGCCGCGAGAGCCTGCTTGTCCGCCGGCACCTTCGCCGACGGCGCAGGCGCTGCACCGGGGTTCTGCGGCGCCGGGGTGTCCAGGCCGCAGGCAGGCGGGGTCGCCAGACCCGCGGTCAGCGAGGTCCGGTTGGGCAGCGCCGTGAACGGCGTGAAGTCCGCCTTCTTGGTGAACGCCCCACGCATCGGGCTGGCCGCGCTGTCCTTCTGGTTCATCGGGTGGATCCCGAGGATCTGCTCGATGGTCCGGATCATCGTGATCTGCGAGTAGTAGTGGCTGTCGACGGTGTCGTGCTGGGCCCAGGGGCTGATGATCTGGATCGGGGCTCGGTGGCCGTCGACGTGGTCGAGGCCGGCCTGGGAGTCGTCCTCGACCACGAAGATCGCGGAGTCCTTCCAGTACGGGCTGTGCGAGATCGTGTCGACCATCTTGCCCACCGCGAGGTCGTTGTCCGCGACCTGAGCGGCCGCGTTCGCCGGACCACCGGTGTGGTCGCTGGAGAGCCAGAACATGTTCAGGTTCGCCGGCCCGTTCTTCTCGAAGTCACGCTTCCAGATCTCGGACCGGTAGACGTCCGGGACGCTGGTGTCGAACTTCGGGAAGCCGGACACCGACACGTCGTTGAGCGACGGGATCGGCGAGGACGAGTTCAGCTTGTAGGCGGTGTCCTGACCGGTCGCGGCCATGTTCTTGGAGTCGCAGTACAGGTTCTGCCAGCTCGCGCCCGACGGCTTGGTCAGGAACTGCTGGAACTCACCGAAGTCCCGCACGGACTTGCCGGCCGCCTGCGCACCGGTCCAGATGAAACCGGTCCGCTGGTGGCCGAGAGCGTCGTCCTCGGTGTCGTAGCTGCGCGCGTACTCACCGGCCGAGGACTCGGTGTACTCCGGGTTGTCGGCCTGCATCAGCCAGTTGTGCCCCTCGGCGGAGTTCGTGCCGATGTCGTACGTGTTGTCGTACAGCCCGAACTGCTTGGTCAGCGCGTGCTGGTTCGGCGTCACGTTCTCGCCGAACTGCGCCAGCGACGGGTCACCGTTGCCCTGCGGGATGTCACCGAAGACCTGGTCGTAGGTCCGGTTCTCCTTGACGATCAGGAAGACGTGCTTGATCGTCGAGGGGTCGCCGAGCCGCTGCGGGACCGGCACCGGCTTCGGGTGGCCCTTGCCCTTGCCCTTGCCCTTGGTCAGCGTGACCGCGCCGCCGTTCCAGCCGTTCTGCTTGAAGACCTTGGCCGTCTCGGACTTGATGACGCGGTCGTTCGGCAGCGTGAACCGCTGCACGCTCGACGTCGTGTCGTGGGTGCCGTGCCCGGCGCTGTTGGTGGGGCGACGGGCGTCGATACCACGGGTGTTGGAGACCAGCACCTCGTTGCCGACAGTGGCGATCTCTGCGGGGAAGTAGTCCGTCGGGAGCAGACCGACGTAGCTGACCGGCTCCTGCGGGGTCGTGTACCGGTAGACGGCGACCGCGTTGGCGCGGCCGAGCGTCACCAGCAGGTGACCGTCGTCGGTGAGCGTCACCGCGTCGGGCTCGTAGCCCACCGACGCCTCGGGCCACGGCTGGGTGGCGACGGTCTGCACGACCTTGTTTCTGGCGGTGTCGATGACCGACACGTCGTTGGTGGCGGTGTTGGTGACGAAGAGCGCCCCGTGCCTGGCGTACAGGGCGGTCGGGTGCAGACCGACGTCGATGCTCGCGACGGCAGCGGCCGGGTTCGCCAGGTCGATGACGCTGACCGTGCCGGTGGTGGTGGCAGCGGTCACCGGGCTGGCCGGCACCTGGGTGTTGTAGGAGTTGATCGTGGTGTCGCCGGGCTTCGCCGGACGCCCGCCCTCGTTGCTGACGTAGAGCTTGGTGCCGACCTTCACCATGTCACGCGGGGCGTTGCCCACCGCCCAGCTCTGCTGGACGGCCCCGGTCGCCGCGTCGATGGCGACCACCCGGTTCTGGCCGTTGACGGCGGAGTACACGGTGGAGCCGTCGGGCGAGAACACCGCCTCACCCACCAGCGCGTGCCTGGGCCCGTCCACCGGGATCTTGACGGACGTCGGGTTGGCGACACTGCCGTCCGGGTTCACGGTGAACTTGGTGTAGCCGTCGGTCTGGCCCAGCCACAGCTGCGAACCGTCGGGCGAGTACGTGGGGCCTTCCTGGCCCACGTCGTTGCCGCTGATGCGTGGGTTCGCCGACGCGGAGTTGCCGACGAGTTGCTGCACCTTCCAGCTCTTCAGGTCCACGATGGACAGTGCCATCCCACCGTCGGTGACCGAGGCCGCGAGGTGGGTGCCGTCCGGGCTGACCGAGGACGACATGATCTTGCCGTTGTTCACGACGAGACGGTCGCCGAACGGGGCGATGTACTGGTCGCTGGAGATGACCTGGCCCTGATCGGTGATCTGGCCGACCTGGTCGGTGCCGAACTGGTGCGTCTGGGCAAAAGCGGTGCCGGCGGCGACGACGGCGAGAGCGGTGATGCCTGCCGTTGTCAGAGGTATCCGGCGGCCGATGCGTCCAGCGAGAAAGCCGGAATGCTCCTTCTCGACACGCCTGCGGCGTGTTACCTGCATGGAGTTATCCCTTCGGGGTGGTGGAGAGCAGCTCGACGTTGCCGTCGAACTGCCAGAGCGGGTTCGGTGCGTCTCCGATCGGGGTCCGGACCAGGAAGTAGCCGTTCACTTCCTTCGGTCCGTCGCCATCGGCCATGAACCGCCCGTCTGCGGTGACGTCGAGCTGGTAGATGGCTGTCCCCGCGGCCTCGACGCCGGGGAGATGCCAGGAGACGACGCAGCGCCAGTCGTTGCCCGGCCCCTGGCCGGCGACCTGGCCGCCGCCCTTGGTGCACGCCGCCGTGGTCCTCAGCTGGGCTTCGGTGACGTCGGGGCGGTTGAGCTGCTCGGTCTGCATGCGGTAGAGGTGGGCGAATGCCGTGGCGACCGACCGCTGCACCTTGTCCTGCTCGATTCCGGAACCCAGGGACGGGGTCGCCCCGGCGACGACCGCGACCGTGGCGGCGACCAGTCCGACCAGCGGCAGGAGTCCGGTGGTGATCGCGCGGCGCCCGGAGCCGTCGTAGCTCGGGTTGGTGAAATCGCGCCGCAGGAAGAGCCGGTAGGCCAGCGCGGTCGCGGTCACGGCCCACACCAGGCTGACCACGATGCCGGTCAGGAGCGGGCCGAGCTGTGCCGGGCCGGTGAACAGACCGTTCCAGGCGATGAAGGCGTAGCTGGGCAGGGCGAGGCGTACGGCAACGGGCAGCGGCAGCATCTGGGCGAGCTGCATCGCGAGCGCGACGAGCGCGGGCAGCAGCAGTCCCATCGGTGACCGCCCCAGCGTGACGGACCCGAGTAGTCCGATCGCGGCGAGGGCAAGGGTCGGGGCGAGTACGCAGACCCAGGCGAGCAGGACATTGCCGGCGGCGTCCGCCGGGGTCAGCAGGTGGCCGTCGAGGCCGACCAGCGGCTGGTTGCCGACCGCCACGACCCCGCCGGCCGCGCTGGAACAGGCCAGCCCGGCCACGAGCAGCAGGATGACGGTGAGGCTGGCCAGTGCCTTCGCTGCGAAGATCCGTCGAGGCGACCGGACCGCCACGAGCAGGTGGCGCCAGGTGCCGAGCCGGTCCTCGGAGGCGAACACGTCGCCGGCGACCACCGAGGTCAGCAGCGGGAGCGCCCAGGTGCCCGCGAAACCGAGTATCACCAGCGGTCCGGCCCACCCCGTGGCGTGCATCCAGCGACCGAAGAGGGTGTCGACGGGGAGCGTGCCCTGCTGGCTGACGGCGGCGACGAAGAGCGCCGGCACGATCCAGCAGGCGAGGACCAGCAAGCGGATCCGCCATTGCGAGACCAGCTTGACCAGCTCGAAGCGGTAGCCGCGCGGAATCGAGACGCGGCGGGCACTGGCAACGTTGTCGTGGGCGAGGGTCGCGGTCATCGGCCGGCCTCCTGCTGCTCGGTGAGGGCGAGGAACGCTGCTTCGAGCGGCGACACCACGGGTGCGAGCTCGCGCAACGCGAGGCCCGCGCGGACGAGCTGCACCACGAGTTCGTCGAGGGCCGGCATCAGGGCGCGCACGACGA harbors:
- the moaC gene encoding cyclic pyranopterin monophosphate synthase MoaC — protein: MSTQNRLTHLDEAGAARMVDVSEKDVTARVARASGRVLVSPRVVELLRGEGVPKGDALATARIAGIMGAKRTPELIPLCHPLAVSGVKVDLSVADDAVEILATVKTTDRTGVEMEALTAVSVAALTVIDMIKAVDKSAVITDVRVESKSGGKSGDYRRSVPKGENA
- a CDS encoding MogA/MoaB family molybdenum cofactor biosynthesis protein, translated to MTAPEADPSGGPDGTAASGGERAASPPEPRVQGAPLDGAPPAPRTALVVTASNRASAGVYADRGGPLIVEALAALGFAVDGPQVVPDGDPVERALRAGVAAAYDVIVTTGGTGISPTDRTPEATRRVLDHEIPGIPEAIRAEGRDKVPTAALSRGLAGVAVRTLIVNLPGSTGGVRDGLAVLERLLVHAVDQLRGGDHPRPGSPS
- a CDS encoding GNAT family N-acetyltransferase translates to MILTDGAIALRPIKLRDQREWREVNRRNRDWLRPWEATVPPPGPGGPVARRPTYRQMVRHLRSEANAGRMLPFAIEYEGRLVGQLTVAGITWGSMCSGHVGYWVDQDVAGRGVMPTAVALAVDHCFRSVGLHRIEVCIRPENGPSRRVVEKLGFREEGLRPRYLHIDGAWRDHLIFALTAEEVPDGLLRRWHQARRPGTPR
- the sepX gene encoding divisome protein SepX/GlpR; amino-acid sequence: MSSSGLIYAVIVGAWAAYLVPMWLRRQDELNEARPTERFSTAIRLLSGRAAMERRYAKELRERTTEEAGPDVDPDVGTERVDSVDVRAFAAPPAHTEARVHDPVRAPERAASTAQASQGSQERQAQEGPAHASVPVPARRARPGGIDAERARRAQRSQVLARRRRTTSVLFLAFTLGAVVAAVGGLHFLWAPAVPAVLLSTYIVHLRAQERRRFAFTMDRRRAEVAAQHLRENRHRRHQPAATAPAEPDEEPEARHPEPEPAPTVSPQEAGRRALVEQTDHAEWVDQQRERGRAQGDSWEPVPVPLPTYVTAPVAPRATGGVEVGNPETWSAARSSTAEPAQPGTTAPAAPPVDPAPRQRTNQSRRTRDRGRTPLFDQYEDGDRPRAANE
- a CDS encoding bifunctional YncE family protein/alkaline phosphatase family protein, producing MQVTRRRRVEKEHSGFLAGRIGRRIPLTTAGITALAVVAAGTAFAQTHQFGTDQVGQITDQGQVISSDQYIAPFGDRLVVNNGKIMSSSVSPDGTHLAASVTDGGMALSIVDLKSWKVQQLVGNSASANPRISGNDVGQEGPTYSPDGSQLWLGQTDGYTKFTVNPDGSVANPTSVKIPVDGPRHALVGEAVFSPDGSTVYSAVNGQNRVVAIDAATGAVQQSWAVGNAPRDMVKVGTKLYVSNEGGRPAKPGDTTINSYNTQVPASPVTAATTTGTVSVIDLANPAAAVASIDVGLHPTALYARHGALFVTNTATNDVSVIDTARNKVVQTVATQPWPEASVGYEPDAVTLTDDGHLLVTLGRANAVAVYRYTTPQEPVSYVGLLPTDYFPAEIATVGNEVLVSNTRGIDARRPTNSAGHGTHDTTSSVQRFTLPNDRVIKSETAKVFKQNGWNGGAVTLTKGKGKGKGHPKPVPVPQRLGDPSTIKHVFLIVKENRTYDQVFGDIPQGNGDPSLAQFGENVTPNQHALTKQFGLYDNTYDIGTNSAEGHNWLMQADNPEYTESSAGEYARSYDTEDDALGHQRTGFIWTGAQAAGKSVRDFGEFQQFLTKPSGASWQNLYCDSKNMAATGQDTAYKLNSSSPIPSLNDVSVSGFPKFDTSVPDVYRSEIWKRDFEKNGPANLNMFWLSSDHTGGPANAAAQVADNDLAVGKMVDTISHSPYWKDSAIFVVEDDSQAGLDHVDGHRAPIQIISPWAQHDTVDSHYYSQITMIRTIEQILGIHPMNQKDSAASPMRGAFTKKADFTPFTALPNRTSLTAGLATPPACGLDTPAPQNPGAAPAPSAKVPADKQALAAKWADWKSKQRLTGPDAKPDFANPAQMNHFTWYETHEWKKPYPGENKIFAPKDVPGAYIPSSESDG
- a CDS encoding ABC transporter permease, with the translated sequence MTATLAHDNVASARRVSIPRGYRFELVKLVSQWRIRLLVLACWIVPALFVAAVSQQGTLPVDTLFGRWMHATGWAGPLVILGFAGTWALPLLTSVVAGDVFASEDRLGTWRHLLVAVRSPRRIFAAKALASLTVILLLVAGLACSSAAGGVVAVGNQPLVGLDGHLLTPADAAGNVLLAWVCVLAPTLALAAIGLLGSVTLGRSPMGLLLPALVALAMQLAQMLPLPVAVRLALPSYAFIAWNGLFTGPAQLGPLLTGIVVSLVWAVTATALAYRLFLRRDFTNPSYDGSGRRAITTGLLPLVGLVAATVAVVAGATPSLGSGIEQDKVQRSVATAFAHLYRMQTEQLNRPDVTEAQLRTTAACTKGGGQVAGQGPGNDWRCVVSWHLPGVEAAGTAIYQLDVTADGRFMADGDGPKEVNGYFLVRTPIGDAPNPLWQFDGNVELLSTTPKG